A region from the Drosophila bipectinata strain 14024-0381.07 chromosome 3R, DbipHiC1v2, whole genome shotgun sequence genome encodes:
- the Nup98-96 gene encoding nuclear pore complex protein Nup98-Nup96 yields the protein MFGGSKPAYGATAGSTGFGGFSGATTSTPFGQSAFGKPAAPAFGSTSTFAAQPAQPSLFGAAATTAQPAGGLFGAGTSSAFGSNTTAQPTSFGAFSQPQQTSNIFGTTQAASTPSLFGQSTLPAFGAAKPGITAFGQTATAQPTTSLFGQQAAATSTSGFGSFGQAAPATTSVFGSGTSSAFAQPQAAGVAGGVNPGTAVAKYQPTIGTDTLMKSGQPNNVNTKQHCITAMKEYELKSLEELRMEDYLSSRKGPQAGTAPGAFGFGSQVATPAQPAATNLFGSTAQPSTGLFGQAVTENKSLFGASAFGQQPATSSAFGAPAQQNSFLQKPFGAATATSFAAPVADASNPFGAKPAFGQGSSLFGQTPATSAAPAFGQTSTGFGGFGSTAGAAPQTSLFGTTPAADPNKPAFGLGTAAPAANTGFGFGATATSTAGGGLFGAKPATSFAAPAFGATSTANTGFGGFGLNTSTATTGGGLFNSGLNKPATSGFGGFGATSAAPLNFNAGTTGGSLFGNAAKPAGSLFGGGTSTLGGTGAAPVGGGLFGGGTSAFGNTAGSLGGGFGALGTNNSLTGGLMGAQPTVGIVTPSHQPIHQQILARVTSPYGDSPIFKDLKHRDDVDATRATNPAAQQAVLDMNSNQYKIATKDSPAAMKVKALGSSLNRKSLFDGLEEFDASVEGFNLKPNAKRLVIKPKAKPVESGMPSSLNGSGPSTPQSRPKVGSPNRERESFGGVIPSEPPAAGNSPTALTGRESQEGTRRESWLHPNNLEKVRQHNIQTGMDQSSPHNSTLNELVPRKALDTYRPTSNVRLSVSTIPENPFEDQASAIARRDTFTSDQANDSSILARSRDREADDHSGNRSRLAIESASEAQDYEPHPTGIVSRRVGYYTIPSLDDLRSYLDEDGSCVVPNFTVGREGYGNVFFGKEMDVAGLNLDEIVHFRNKEIIIYPDDDNKPPIGQGLNREAQVTLDQVWPLDKTKHEAVKDPQRLLDMDWEGKLRRVCDKNDTRFIEFRPETGSWVFRVKHFSKYGLDESDEEEELPTDPKKAKMAALEAQQKAAADKMTLNSLRQAQKISEDAARSLDPKALVAGVANGFRPMDDTAEFLLMDKTQFFQAGAAGSDFSMFDLPRTRPTITSPTSYLAQEMVGNEPHKMQLMKSSLFVEDNGSEDESMDPRLPRQRNFFNADPNPWKDGASEGSSQYDFGHPSLALPVSSSASVASFLGDAHSEETSSMATGSIVGVAKEKPVSGPTIKVFKFVCKPKVAPVKMFATTVPLPRSIANDLTKNWVADLGLYRGRSFKLNFGPHNMLMLPTTFNNQIKMKEFTGPSIPASMVFAPRLPSDLSPSVMQMVQFNMVGGSESFYESIVPHLEVQLGDCLSVEVEGSECPWLHPDSGTQLVSKHFSESLKQRNAGLKEDYAVSVWSLLFALWGDHEELVDLDTNSHYTVMCRRNLLSEWLENTLLGKDLLSKKVNNHSYLGHMLDLLSCHRVSEACELAFNYDDANLALILAQLSSGPVFRMLMEEQLYAWQQSKSDKYIDMERLKMYMLSAGVPMMQSSQGAINLLEDNNWLTVLALQLWYFTAPTSSITDALLAYDKAFQAEECYAEPPLPSYDGAPNDSDKPVYDLRYHLLQLYSKRSHSLEKTLNPITHTSDPMDFRLSWLLLQTLRALGYRHCSVPTEARLTVDFASQLENEGLWHWAIFVLMHIKRRPQRERAVQNMLERNVSVSAKVALNHEEKFVIDKLGVPESWLDYAKAVKAGSFGKHHLQAKYLLKARHWAAAHEVIFEHIAPDAIINGKLEYLHSLLIQFEDTEGSSIRVPNWANQGQIFLDFIDISAKFKHIRSVTNIADINARWENLKPQLSELCSRISLLPCPSSKHRLCQSEIAQSLSCLVHGMCIVCAEMEPSAVLKSALERLPLPQEFSSKELRILLEELLEKIENEPPFREKQSIMMET from the exons ATGTTTGGTGGCTCGAAACCAGCCTATGGAGCTACCGCTGGGTCCACCGGATTCGGTGGGTTTAGCGGCGCCACCACGAGTACTCCCTTTGGGCAGTCGGCCTTTGGAAAACCAGCAGCTCCTGCATTCGGCAGCACTTCGACCTTTGCTGCACAACCGGCGCAGCCTTCGTTGTTTGGAGCCGCAGCTACGACTGCGCAGCCAGCTGGAGGATTGTTCGGGGCCGGCACCTCGAGCGCCTTTGGAAGCAACACTACAGCCCAGCCGACTTCATTTGGAG CTTTCTCTCAACCCCAGCAGACatcaaatatttttggaaCCACACAAGCAGCATCCACACCCTCTCTTTTCGGGCAGTCCACTCTGCCCGCCTTTGGAGCTGCCAAGCCGGGGATTACGGCTTTCGGCCAGACGGCCACAGCCCAGCCCACAACGTCGTTGTTCGGTCAGCAGGCAGCTGCAACTAGCACCTCGGGATTTGGCTCATTCGGACAGGCAGCACCAGCCACAACAAGTGTATTCGGCAGCGGCACGAGTTCCGCCTTTGCGCAGCCTCAGGCCGCGGGTGTGGCAGGCGGAGTGAATCCAGGCACAGCCGTGGCCAAGTATCAGCCGACCATCGGCACGGACACCCTCATGAAGAGTGGTCAGCCCAATAATGTGAACACCAAGCAGCACTGCATCACGGCCATGAAGGAGTATGAGCTAAAGTCACTGGAGGAACTGCGAATGGAGGACTATCTTAGTTCGCGAAAGGGACCACAGGCGGGAACTGCTCCTGGAGCCTTCGGATTCGGCTCCCAGGTGGCTACACCGGCTCAGCCCGCAGCTACAAATCTCTTTGGAAGCACAGCCCAACCGAGTACTGGTCTGTTTGGACAAGCAGTCACCGAGAACAAGAGCTTATTTGGTGCATCAGCATTTGGCCAGCAACCGGCGACGAGCAGCGCTTTTGGAGCACCCGCCCAGCAGAATAGTTTTCTTCAAAAGCCTTTCGGAGCTGCAACGGCCACTAGTTTCGCTGCACCAGTTGCAGACGCCTCGAATCCCTTTGGAGCAAAGCCAGCGTTTGGACAGGGATCAAGCTTGTTCGGCCAGACGCCCGCCACCAGTGCAGCTCCTGCTTTCGGCCAGACCTCCACTGGATTCGGAGGATTTGGCTCCACAGCCGGCGCAGCTCCACAAACATCATTATTTGGAACGACACCAGCTGCCGATCCGAATAAGCCTGCCTTTGGATTGGgcacagcagcaccagcagccaACACCGGGTTCGGATTCGGGGCCACGGCCACAAGTACCGCGGGAGGAGGACTCTTTGGGGCCAAGCCAGCGACTAGCTTTGCAGCGCCTGCCTTTGGAGCGACTTCCACGGCTAATACGGGATTCGGAGGCTTTGGCCTGAATACCAGCACAGCGACCACAGGTGGTGGTCTCTTTAACTCGGGACTAAACAAACCGGCTACATCGGGTTTCGGAGGATTTGGAGCCACCAGCGCCGCACCGCTTAACTTCAATGCAGGAACCACAGGAGGATCCCTGTTTGGAAACGCGGCCAAGCCGGCAGGAAGTTTATTCGGAGGAGGTACGAGCACTCTGGGAGGCACGGGAGCTGCGCCAGTGGGAGGAGGCTTGTTCGGCGGTGGAACTAGTGCTTTCGGGAACACGGCAGGATCGTTGGGTGGTGGATTCGGTGCTCTGGGAACAAATAACTCATTGACAGGAGGACTTATGGGAGCGCAGCCCACTGTGGGCATTGTCACCCCATCGCACCAGCCTATTCACCAGCAGATTCTGGCGCGGGTCACTTCTCCCTATGGCGACTCGCCCATTTTCAAGGACCTGAAGCACCGGGACGATGTGGATGCCACTAGGGCCACAAACCCGGCCGCCCAGCAAGCTGTATTGGATATGAATAGTAATCAGTACAAGATTGCCACCAAGGACAGTCCCGCGGCCATGAAGGTCAAGGCACTGGGCAGCTCCCTCAACCGGAAGTCTTTGTTCGATGGCCTCGAGGAGTTCGACGCGAGTGTGGAGGGCTTCAACCTCAAGCCGAATGCCAAACGTCTGGTGATCAAGCCCAAAGCAAAGCCTGTAGAAAGTGGAATGCCATCGTCATTGAACGGCAGTGGCCCCAGTACTCCTCAGTCCCGTCCAAAGGTAGGATCTCCCAACAGGGAACGAGAGTCATTTGGTGGTGTCATTCCAAGTGAACCGCCGGCAGCTGGCAACTCTCCCACTGCTTTGACTGGAAGGGAAAGCCAAGAAGGCACTCGCCGCGAGTCGTGGCTGCATCCCAACAATCTTGAGAAGGTCCGTCAGCATAACATCCAGACGGGCATGGATCAGAGCTCGCCCCACAACAGTACTCTTAACGAGCTGGTGCCACGCAAAGCTTTGGACACCTATCGCCCCACTTCTAATGTTCGCCTCTCGGTGTCTACTATTCCTGAGAATCCGTTCGAGGACCAGGCCAGCGCCATAGCTCGTCGCGACACCTTCACCTCTGACCAGGCAAACGATAGCTCGATTTTGGCCAGATCCCGCGACCGGGAAGCGGACGATCATTCAGGAAACAGGTCACGGCTGGCCATTGAATCTGCCAGCGAGGCTCAGGATTACGAGCCGCATCCCACCGGCATAGTGTCGCGTCGCGTTGGCTACTATACCATCCCGTCGCTGGATGATTTGCGTTCGTATCTGGACGAGGATGGCTCCTGTGTGGTGCCCAACTTCACGGTGGGCCGCGAGGGCTACGGAAATGTATTTTTCGGCAAGGAGATGGATGTGGCTGGACTGAACCTGGATGAGATCG TTCACTTCCGCAACAAGGAAATCATCATTTATCCCGATGATGACAACAAGCCACCGATTGGCCAAGGATTGAATAGGGAGGCACAAGTCACACTGGATCAGGTCTGGCCGTTGGATAAAACCAAACACGAAGCTGTCAAGGATCCGCAACGCCTGCTCGACATGGACTGGGAGGGAAAACTGCGCCGGGTGTGTGACAAGAATGACACCCGCTTCATCGAATTCCGGCCAGAAACCGGTAGCTGGGTCTTCCGAGTCAAGCATTTCTCCAAGTACGGCCTAGACGAGAGCGACGAAGAGGAGGAGCTGCCCACCGATCCCAAGAAGGCCAAGATGGCGGCCCTGGAGGCACAGCAAAAGGCGGCTGCCGATAAGATGACTCTGAACTCGTTGCGGCAGGCACAAAAAATTTCAGAAGACGCAGCTCGCAGCTTGGATCCCAAGGCTTTGGTGGCCGGAGTGGCCAATGGATTTCGCCCAATGGACGACACTGCAGAGTTCCTCTTAATGGACAAGACGC AATTTTTCCAAGCTGGCGCCGCCGGATCAGATTTCTCCATGTTCGATCTACCAAGAACCCGGCCCACGATCACAAGTCCAACTTCGTATCTGGCCCAAGAGATGGTGGGCAACGAACCGCACAAAATGCAGCTGATGAAGTCTTCCCTGTTTGTGGAGGACAATGGCAGCGAGGACGAGAGCATGG atcCCCGCCTGCCCCGCCAACGAAACTTCTTCAATGCGGATCCGAATCCCTGGAAAGATGGCGCCTCCGAAGGTTCCAGCCAGTACGATTTTGGACACCCATCCCTCGCTCTGCCGGTGTCTTCGTCCGCGTCTGTGGCTAGTTTCCTAGGCGATGCCCATTCTGAAGAG ACATCTTCTATGGCTACTGGAAGTATCGTGGGTGTCGCAAAAGAAAAGCCTGTTTCGGGGCCGACCATTAAAGTATTCAAATTCGTATGTAAGCCAAAGGTGGCTCCCGTCAAGATGTTTGCCACCACAGTTCCTTTGCCGCGGTCCATTGCCAATGACCTGACCAAAAACTGGGTTGCCGATCTGGGTCTGTACAGGGGTCGCAGCTTTAAGCTGAACTTCGGACCCCACAACATGCTGATGCTGCCCACCACGTTTAACAACCAAATAAAGATGAAAGAAT TCACTGGACCGTCTATCCCAGCGTCTATGGTGTTTGCCCCCCGATTGCCTAGCGATTTGTCGCCCAGTGTCATGCAAATGGTGCAGTTCAACATGGTTGGCGGCTCGGAAAGCTTTTACGAGAGTATTGTGCCACATCTGGAGGTACAGCTTGGTGACTGCTTGTCGGTGGAAGTGGAGGGAAGCGAATGCCCATGGCTTCATCCCGACAGCGGTACGCAACTAGTGTCCAAACACTTTTCGGAGTCGCTGAAGCAAAGAAACGCTGGCCTCAAGGAGGACTACGCTGTGTCCGTGTGGTCGCTACTTTTCGCGCTGTGGGGTGACCACGAGGAGCTTGTGGATCTGGACACTAATTCGCATTACACCGTCATGTGCCGGCGAAACCTGCTCTCGGAGTGGCTGGAAAACACGTTGCTGGGCAAGGACTTGCTGTCGAAGAAGGTGAACAACCATAGTTACCTTGGGCATATGCTAGACCTACTCAGCTGCCACCGGGTGAGCGAGGCCTGCGAGCTCGCTTTCAACTACGACGACGCCAACCTGGCCTTGATTTTGGCGCAACTGAGCTCGGGACCAGTATTTCGAATGCTGATGGAGGAGCAACTCTACGCATGGCAGCAGAGCAAATCCGACAAGTACATCGACATGGAGCGACTCAAAATGTACATGCTTTCTGCTGGCGTTCCCATGATGCAGTCCTCGCAGGGTGCTATCAATCTCCTTGAGGATAACAATTGGTTAACGGTGTTGGCCCTGCAGCTGTGGTACTTTACAGCCCCCACATCGTCCATCACGGATGCTCTACTTGCCTACGACAAGGCGTTCCAGGCGGAGGAGTGCTATGCTGAACCACCTCTGCCCAGTTACGACGGAGCCCCTAACGACAGTGATAAACCTGTCTACGATCTTCGCTACCATCTCCTTCAGCTGTACTCCAAGCGCTCGCATTCCCTGGAGAAGACTCTAAATCCAATAACACATACCTCCGATCCCATGGACTTTCGTTTAAG cTGGCTCCTTCTTCAAACCCTGCGTGCGTTGGGCTACCGTCACTGCTCCGTCCCGACGGAAGCTCGTCTGACCGTTGACTTTGCCAGTCAGCTGGAAAACGAAGGCCTCTGGCACTGGGCCATTTTTGTGCTGATGCATATCAAGCGCAGACCCCAGCGGGAGCGGGCGGTGCAAAATATGCTGGAACGCAATGTCAGCGTGTCTGCCAAGGTGGCTCTAAACCACGAAGAGAAGTTTGTTATTGATAAGTTGGGAGTCCCAGAGTCATGGTTGGACTACGCCAAGGCAGTTAAAGCGGGCTCATTTGGAAAGCACCACCTGCAAGCTAAATATCTACTGAAAGCAAGGCACTGGGCAGCTGCTCACGAGGTCATCTTTGAGCACATAGCTCCTGATGCCATCATAAATG GAAAATTGGAATATCTGCATAGCCTGCTCATCCAGTTCGAGGACACCGAAGGCAGCAGCATCCGAGTGCCCAACTGGGCCAACCAGGGACAGATCTTCTTGGACTTCATTGACATAAGTGCCAAGTTCAAGCATATCCGTTCAGTGACGAACATTGCCGACATAAACGCCCGCTGGGAGAACCTTAAGCCGCAGCTCAGTGAGCTTTGCTCTCGGATCAGTCTGCTGCCGTGTCCCAGCTCCAAGCACCGACTATGCCAGAGCGAAATCGCGCAGAGCTTGAGCTGTCTGGTACATGGCATGTGCATAGTGTGTGCGGAGATGGAGCCCTCAGCTGTACTCAAGTCGGCATTAGAAAGACTACCCTTGCCGCAAGAGTTTTCATCCAAAGAGCTGCGAATCCTGCTCGAAGAACTGCTGGAAAAGATTGAGAACGAGCCTCCGTTTAGGGAGAAACAGTCCATCATGATGGAAACATGA